Proteins encoded by one window of Arabidopsis thaliana chromosome 2, partial sequence:
- a CDS encoding Pentatricopeptide repeat (PPR) superfamily protein (Pentatricopeptide repeat (PPR) superfamily protein; FUNCTIONS IN: molecular_function unknown; INVOLVED IN: biological_process unknown; LOCATED IN: cellular_component unknown; Has 30201 Blast hits to 17322 proteins in 780 species: Archae - 12; Bacteria - 1396; Metazoa - 17338; Fungi - 3422; Plants - 5037; Viruses - 0; Other Eukaryotes - 2996 (source: NCBI BLink).), which yields MAIYASSSKSPLLQRQQLGFSRIQVFIWKITEREIIVRDLNRFHHFKNGLVVITGNLKKTGETIFKNRFQLIVICEPIYSWYRKTLGGKRFQLCLRRLSRNKESFFISAMDTAYRSHVDRTEIL from the coding sequence ATGGCGATATATGCATCATCTTCTAAATCGCCACTCCTGCAAAGACAACAACTCGGATTTTCAAGAATCCAAGTTTTTATATGGAAAATCACTGAGAGAGAGATCATTGTGAGGGATTTAAACCGGTTTCATCATTTCAAGAATGGACTTGTGGTGATTACTGGTAATTTGAAAAAGACAGGTGAGACGATATTCAAAAACCGGTTTCAACTCATTGTTATTTGTGAACCGATTTATTCTTGGTATAGGAAGACTCTGGGTGGGAAAAGATTCCAACTTTGCTTACGAAGGTTAAGTCGCAACAAAGAAAGCTTCTTTATTTCCGCCATGGACACAGCCTATCGTAGTCATGTGGACAGAACTGAAATTCTCTAA
- the LHW gene encoding transcription factor-like protein (LONESOME HIGHWAY (LHW); CONTAINS InterPro DOMAIN/s: Helix-loop-helix DNA-binding domain (InterPro:IPR001092); BEST Arabidopsis thaliana protein match is: Serine/threonine-protein kinase WNK (With No Lysine)-related (TAIR:AT1G64625.3); Has 448 Blast hits to 377 proteins in 66 species: Archae - 0; Bacteria - 0; Metazoa - 0; Fungi - 0; Plants - 446; Viruses - 0; Other Eukaryotes - 2 (source: NCBI BLink).), producing the protein MGVLLREALRSMCVNNQWSYAVFWKIGCQNSSLLIWEECYNETESSSNPRRLCGLGVDTQGNEKVQLLTNRMMLNNRIILVGEGLVGRAAFTGHHQWILANSFNRDVHPPEVINEMLLQFSAGIQTVAVFPVVPHGVVQLGSSLPIMENLGFVNDVKGLILQLGCVPGALLSENYRTYEPAADFIGVPVSRIIPSQGHKILQSSAFVAETSKQHFNSTGSSDHQMVEESPCNLVDEHEGGWQSTTGFLTAGEVAVPSNPDAWLNQNFSCMSNVDAAEQQQIPCEDISSKRSLGSDDLFDMLGLDDKNKGCDNSWGVSQMRTEVLTRELSDFRIIQEMDPEFGSSGYELSGTDHLLDAVVSGACSSTKQISDETSESCKTTLTKVSNSSVTTPSHSSPQGSQLFEKKHGQPLGPSSVYGSQISSWVEQAHSLKREGSPRMVNKNETAKPANNRKRLKPGENPRPRPKDRQMIQDRVKELREIIPNGAKCSIDALLERTIKHMLFLQNVSKHSDKLKQTGESKIMKEDGGGATWAFEVGSKSMVCPIVVEDINPPRIFQVEMLCEQRGFFLEIADWIRSLGLTILKGVIETRVDKIWARFTVEASRDVTRMEIFMQLVNILEQTMKCGGNSKTILDGIKATMPLPVTGGCSM; encoded by the exons ATGGGAGTTTTACTAAGAGAAGCTTTAAGGTCTATGTGTGTTAATAATCAATGGTCTTATGCTGTTTTCTGGAAAATTGGCTGTCAAAATTCTAG CTTGTTGATTTGGGAGGAATGTTACAATGAAACCGAATCGAGCTCGAATCCTAGAAGACTTTGTGGACTTGGTGTTGATACACAAGGGAATGAGAAAGTTCAGTTGCTTACAAACCGAATGATGTTGAACAATCGAATCATTTTGGTAGGTGAAGGTCTAGTTGGCCGAGCTGCATTTACTGGACATCATCAATGGATTCTAGCTAACAGTTTTAACCGCGATGTTCATCCACCCGAGGTTATTAATGAGATGCTTCTCCAATTCTCTGCTGGTATTCAG ACTGTTGCAGTTTTTCCGGTTGTTCCTCACGGTGTTGTTCAGCTCGGTTCCTCTCTGCCT ATTATGGAGAACTTGGGGTTTGTGAATGACGTGAAGGGTCTTATCCTGCAGCTCGGATGTGTTCCGGGGGCTCTCTTATCTGAAAACTACAGAACATATGAACCTGCTGCTGATTTTATTGGAGTGCCAGTGTCTCGGATAATACCTTCTCAAGGACATAAGATCCTCCAATCTTCGGCTTTCGTAGCTGAAACTAGCAAACAACATTTCAACTCCACTGGATCATCAGATCATCAAATGGTTGAAGAATCTCCCTGTAATCTTGTGGATGAACATGAAGGAGGATGGCAAAGCACAACAGGATTTCTAACAGCTGGAGAAGTTGCAGTACCTTCAAATCCAGATGCGTGGCTGAATCAAAACTTCTCTTGTATGTCTAATGTGGATGCAGCAGAGCAGCAACAAATCCCATGTGAAGACATCAGTTCGAAACGCTCGCTTGGAAGCGACGACTTGTTTGATATGTTGGGTTTGGATGATAAGAACAAAGGTTGTGACAACAGTTGGGGAGTTTCACAGATGAGAACAGAAGTACTCACTAGAGAGTTATCCGACTTTCGGATCATTCAAGAAATGGACCCTGAGTTCGGTTCTTCGGGGTATGAACTTTCAGGAACAGATCATCTGTTAGATGCCGTGGTCTCGGGTGCTTGCTCCTCCACAAAGCAGATCTCAGACGAAACTTCCGAGTCCTGCAAAACCACCTTGACTAAAGTTAGTAATTCTTCGGTTACCACGCCGTCTCACAGTAGCCCTCAAGGTAGCCAGTTATTTGAGAAGAAACATGGGCAACCATTGGGGCCATCATCGGTCTACGGGTCTCAGATAAGTTCTTGGGTTGAACAAGCGCACAGCTTGAAGCGTGAGGGCAGTCCAAGGATGGTGAACAAGAATGAAACTGCAAAACCGGCTAATAACCGGAAAAGGCTTAAACCAGGAGAGAACCCAAGACCAAGGCCTAAAGATCGCCAAATGATCCAAGATCGTGTCAAAGAGCTGCGTGAAATAATACCAAACGGTGCAAAA TGTAGCATTGATGCACTCCTTGAACGTACAATCAAGCACATGCTCTTCTTGCAAAATGTCTCCAAGCATTCTGATAAGCTGAAGCAAACCGGGGAATCCAAG ATTATGAAAGAGGACGGTGGAGGAGCAACATGGGCTTTCGAAGTAGGGTCAAAGTCTATGGTGTGTCCAATTGTCGTAGAAGATATAAACCCGCCTCGCATTTTCCAAGTCGAG ATGTTATGCGAGCAACGAGGATTCTTTCTAGAAATCGCAGATTGGATCAGAAGCTTAGGGTTAACGATCTTGAAGGGAGTCATCGAAACTCGAGTAGACAAGATTTGGGCTCGCTTCACTGTTGAG GCGAGTCGCGACGTGACGAGGATGGAAATATTCATGCAACTAGTGAATATTTTGGAGCAGACAATGAAATGTGGAGGAAACTCTAAGACTATTTTGGATGGTATCAAAGCTACAATGCCTTTACCGGTTACTGGTGGCTGTTCAATGTAA